The region ACCTTCTGTAGGTCATGACTTCAATGGAATTTTTGAGCTCCTGACTGGACATTGTCTTTACGCTAATTTGCCCTTTTCCATGCTCATGCTGAATTATACCGAACTGATAAAGATTATTAAGTACAGTTATTCCTGGTGTAATATAAATAGTGACATTTACTTACAGGATGTGGGCTGCCTGGATGCCTTGGAGACTGCTGCTCGAGCTGAGGGTCTTCCATTGGATGTTTCCATGCACTCACATTTGCAGTTCTTGGGTGAAAACCAGCACAATAATACCAAATACCACAATGGTCTACACTTGCTGAAACCTTTTCGGATTACTTCCAAGTAAGTTTTCTTTCTACCTTTCCACGCTTGTTGGATCTTGTATTTGCAGACCTTATTGATATTTATGTACTTCTCCTTTACAGACACCAGCACCCTGTGGATAATGCTGGACTGTTTTCCTTCATGACTTTCTCTTGGCTTACACCTCTGGCACATAAAGCATACAAGAAGGGTGAATTGTTTTTTGAAGATATCTGGCCATTGTCCCTGCATGAGTCTTCTGATATCAACTGTAGACGGTATGTTGTTATTGTTTAGGTTGATTATGGCAAGTCACTATAATTAATTTCCTACTAAATAATTGTCACGTggaacatttatggcatattcacaAGATAGGTCAGATGTGGTATGCCCATTTACTTGCAGGCTACAGTTTCAGAAATTGTTGAGCAAATTTGATTGCCAGTTTTTGGAGCTCCCATGCAAATGAATGGAGAGATCCGCATTTGCTGCATCCTCCACACGGACAGCGGCATCATGGGACCTCAGTCTCGAAACAGATGCAAATTTTGTAAAATGGCATAAATTTCCCAGATGGGACACAATTTTATTTTCACTTATATAAGGGGTTGCTCACATACTTATAACCTTAGTTATTCATGGTAAGTTCAATAACAATTTACAGTGTTCTTCCAAAAATTGGAGTACTCGGGATATAACCATATTCTGGAGCACACAAATCAAATTTGAGATCACGACTCAATGGCAACAATTGAGCCTCGATACTGCCTTAGAACTGGCGTGGAGTTAAAATGGAACTGTGCTTTCAACAAACTCTGCACAAGTCAATAGTACAGtcagttataaaaaaaataaactttgtaatgtatcttatcagataaatcctCTTCCTTCCCCACTTATCAGACACTTCTTTCCCTTCCCACCCACTGACCTTGCCATCCACCAGCTGAAGTTTATCTTGCTCAGCAGAGATGGACTGCCTGTGTCATGTCACAGCTCATTATCCTCTATGGAGAGGGGAAAAGGAGAGAGGAGCAGGGAAAGTAATAGACAAAGGCAGGTGGAAAACATTGTGCAGAGCTCTATAACAACCGCACATCAGAGGTTGAGTCATATCTGCCCATCTCTACTTTAGAAAGTCCTCCTGGGCAGCTTGTGTCTGAGATATAAAGTGAATGGAGAACAGGCCTCACCGTCTCTGTGCTGTGTTGTCTATGGGAGAACTCTCTGCAGCTTGACTCATCCACCTACCAAATTACAGCGCGAACATGCTGAGTGGGACACTGGTGGTGAGAATGCCGGACATAAGTCACATAAGGCTAAAAATGGTTTTATTCCGCATGTACTGTCATAGGACACTtgattctgaaaagttacttgaagcATGGTTACCCTGTAGGGAATGTCCCAACTGTGCAACTGTTATTACTGTACCTAGCGAAGGACATCTGGATGTCCTAGAATGGTGCTTCCCCCTCTATTATCCTGGATAGAAGCTGCTGCAGAAAAAGATGGGCACAATGCAACAGTGCATTTCTACTAAGGACAATGTGTCACCATCTGCGGCCTTTCTGACTGGTATTGCTGCTGAAAGACAAGCTAATCAGCTAGTAGAGTCAGCCGCTATAGTTGCAGCGATCAGCTAATAGCTGTGACAGCATTATTTTGAGAAATGGTTGTGCAGTTGGCACATAAACTGAAGTTTAATCATATCTGCAGATATATTCATCTTCCAATGAAGGCTATAGGAAATGTATATACAAAGAATATCCTCCTAGAGATGGCTGTAAATTGcacttattttgttattttattccATGATTGTTATGAAACTCTGCATTCAGTGCTTCATATCGGAAAAAGAAAATGGACTTGTGTCCACAGTATAATACATTTTAGGTGACGGAATGGTGTGACTGTCCTGCAGAAATGCAACATTCTGTCATAACATTTATGGTAGTCCTCTGCTTCTGTTTGCAGACGTAGAGCTTGACAGAGTTGATGCCAGCATCCAGTTTCATGCATTTTGCATCATGTGGAAGCATGTAGCCATTAAATGCAGGAAGGAAACCTTCCCGTCAGGGTCTTGGTCTTTTCAAGAATGTACTCTTACCCTTGCCTTGTTTGTAGCGTCATTTCGTAGTAGCCTATTCACTTTTAACACttgaattttgaacaataatttacatTCTGTACCCATCCAGGCTGGAGAAACTGTGGTTTGAGGAGGTGAAGGAACGAGGAGGAGACGAAGCCTCTCTTCGGAGCATTTCATGGAGATTCTGTCGCACCAGGCTCATCATCTCCATCATGTGCCTGATGCTTACCCAACTGGCTGGCTTCATTGGTCCAGTAAGTACTTTCCACCCTGTTTCATGTGCCCAGAGGTAATATCTTCTTTagactttctttttttctttttctttcttcgcCCCCTCCCCACTCTTTGCCCTTCTATTAAATTTGTTAGTTTAGATCTGCAGAATTAGCTTTGGTTCTTCTTTTTATTTCTCTTGTTGATGGAGCGTGTAGTCTTCAGCTGACCATTTGCAAATACAGTATTTTTGTAGAACCAGAAACTCAGTATTATATAATTCCAGCAGATTTTAAAACAAATTCTCCATTTTCTCAATATATGTATTTTGATATAAAGTAGCATTATTGgctaccatatatggggtatcatcttTGTAGAACAAATGCTCTCATATTTACAATAGAAGACAAAATTAGCAAGTATTACTTCTATTAAGCCCTCATTGGGAGCCATATACCTCACATTATACCACAGTGGTCTTACTTGCATGTATTCAGCAAGCTTTAGTTTCCTGTTCTCTTTGCGACTTATTGCTAATTTTCCTTAAGGTGTATAGCAATTTCTTTTAGTACAAATTTTCTGTGTGCTGCTTAAAGACGAAGGTGCAATGCATGGGTAAGTACCTATAGGGCAATGTTAAAAATTTGTTTAAGTAACTTTTTTACTATATTGTATATACTGCTTGCCCTTGATCTCTGTTAGCGACTTGCTTTATATTTCAATACTTGATACATTGGATTTGATATTGAGTCTCAAGATGTAGTAGGTATATTGTAAATCTCCAAACCTAACAAAACAAGCTTCATTTAAGAAGAGCTTCTGTCATTGTTACACTACGTAGGTAATGGGTGTTCCTAGAGGAAAGTGACTTCATTTTCACACCTTTGCTAGCATAGGATCTCATAGAGGGCAGAGCCATACAAGTTTTTGTGCTCTTTCCATGCTTTTTAGATCAATGTCAGGAGACAAACCGTACTCTTGCTATTTTGTAGATTTGCCGGGTGGTCTGCATGGTTTTGTCCAAACTTTTCCAGTGATTGAAGAACAAACCATGCCTTCCTCTAAAAGCATTGTGCCGTTAGAGATCGAGCCTGGTACTAATTCTTTGAAGTAGGAACAAAATGAGTGCCACATGGTGCCTATTGCGCTAAAGCTTAGAGCTACTATATTCTGACTCTTGATTTGTTAGCAGTAAGTGGCCATATCTGAGTTaaacatttttatgtatttttggggagatttttttttttatagcatcttattttaatttttttgttcccAACAAAAAGTCATACAATTTTCGTCCCGTTAGAGAACGCTTTGGCACAAGGTGTCCCCAAGGTGAAATATTTCTTTACTTGAGAAATACTTTTAAAGGCCACATGGGATAAAGAGAATCTACGCCATTTTTAAGATCAGGAAGGTATATTATGTTGTCTCTTTCAAATGATTGTATATCTGAGAGTTAGAAAATACTGGATTGTACTTATAAGAGTACATTGATTTGCTTTTACATGTTTTGTCTCTTTAATCCAGCCTCTCCTGATTGCCATGTGAGACGCTGGACTAATGGTGGGGTGGGAGAGGGATCGTTACTAACGTGACCAATGTAGTGGAACCAATGACAGAAGCTATTCTTTAGAATTTCCAGGGTGGCAGCTCTGCGGCCAGATACAGCCAGGCAACCTGGGCAGAAACACACGCAATGCAAGATTAAGGTAAGGTCTTCTTTATTCCACGGGAATGCTTACAACCACAAGAAGCTTAAGCCTATGGTAACATTAATCTGCAAAGATTCTCCCATTAACTCTTAACAGTGCTTTCATTATTTGCTTCccattttacatttatttattttttattttttttcaccttgTAAATAAATTGATAATTGTGAATGCTTAGAGTTTCATTTATTATCCTTTTTATCATTGGATACGGAGCATACTGCTTTATCTTGAGTCTGTCTGGTGGTAGGAGGTGCTCACACCTCCAAAAGGGCCTCTGCAAGACTCTTTAGAAGCAGCTCTTCACTTATTTTGCTGTATctgtgtttttattattattttattttttatttttttactttatttgtaTCCGGTGTCTTAAAAGTAGACTGCTTCATCCTTCAGTGCCAAAATTTTACACAAACAGGTACCCCAGTGTTCCTTTTTCAAACAAGCAGCCTTATGTCCAGTCTCTCCGCCTTTCCAAGTGCTGCCTTTCCCTTATACAATTATGAGCTGAAAGTTGCCCCAACAGGGCTGATTGGGGGAAACCACAAGGACATGGACTCATCGGACTCATCCTGTAATAACAGGAAAGGCAGTCTGGGTAATGCGTAACCTCAGGTTCCTTCATATCTACCAGTGGCATACTCGTGCAAAGCTTCTCGTAATTTGTGCCAGCCTCATGCCAACTGATTGATTGGCTCAGCTTGAAAGACTGTTGTACAAGGACTAGAAGAGACTTAAAAGATTCCAGCCATTCGATTGTATATCAACTCGATAAAATTCCTTTTTGTCAACTTATCGAATGATTATTGGATACAGCTCAAGAAAATGATGAATAGGATTTTTTCCCCCCTGTTATGCCTCTTTCCAGAACGCTTTGGAATGGATTGGTAGAATGCTTGAGATATGTATATTACCCATTTGCTCTCTTGTTTTGTTTCTGATTTGTATGTGATTCTGTTATTAGAGAAGTACTTGTTGGAATCTGTTTGGTGAAATACAACCCCACTCCCTTAATAAAATTTTGTTTTTTCCCCTAAGTTCATAGTTCTTTTATCTATGATAGTTAATTGTTCGCTTGTTGGCATCATAGCTTTGAAATAGTGTAAATTAATGAATTTATTTAGCGATAAAGAAAATGACTTATAGGAAAGATCAATATAAAGGAGCCGGCTGGAATATGAACCATTCAGAGCTTTTGGTATAGTGGAAGACTTGGTTGCCTGGGTAAGCGTAAAGTGTCCAGAGTACACAATTCACTTGTCTTGTTTCAActtgcttgtgttttttttttttttttttttctataataatAAACTGCTGATATTTATTTTCAGGAATTTATTGCCAAAATGTCCTTCTCTTCCCCGTACAACTGTAGGTACAATTGTTCCTTTCTATCCAATGCGCACGTTGAAAACAAATTTGTTAAGTATTTGcattaagaatttttttttgttttccttttcttttcttttttttttcttttccttttttatgCCTCTGTTTTCTGTTAAACTAGTTTTATATTGATATTGTACTGCCTATAAAGTAAGTTTTATGTTAAGTTAGAATGCATTGAGTCCTGTCACAAACCAGCCATTATTTCTCTGAAGGTAATGTGTAATTGCATTTTATCTTTATTTCTATATCTGCTATCCACGGTCTCCAAACGTTACACACTTGCCTCCAACAGTATTGCTTTCCTGTTAGGTGTTGGGAGACCACTAGCTGTATTCTAACTTAGCATAAAGCTTGGTAAATTTGTCGTAAAAAGTGTACAAGACTCCTCATGCCTCTTTGCCTCTCTCCCCGTAGGCGTTTGTAGTGAAAAGCCTCTTGGAATATACCCAGCATAATGATACGGAGC is a window of Ranitomeya variabilis isolate aRanVar5 chromosome 2, aRanVar5.hap1, whole genome shotgun sequence DNA encoding:
- the ABCC5 gene encoding ATP-binding cassette sub-family C member 5 isoform X5, whose amino-acid sequence is MKDLDLGVEYVIPSLGYRNVREQTNKDEKKEDEDFRYSKAKSTDVGCLDALETAARAEGLPLDVSMHSHLQFLGENQHNNTKYHNGLHLLKPFRITSKHQHPVDNAGLFSFMTFSWLTPLAHKAYKKGELFFEDIWPLSLHESSDINCRRLEKLWFEEVKERGGDEASLRSISWRFCRTRLIISIMCLMLTQLAGFIGPNFQGGSSAARYSQATWAETHAMQD